The genomic segment ACCCGCTTTTATTAAAAACTGAAGTCCGGAATCATCACGATATCCGTCCTGATACACCACTCTTTTTATTCCGGATTGATGTATTAATTTGCTGCATTCTTTACAAGGTGAAAGTGTAATATATAAAGTGGCACCTTCACAAGACTGAGTAGATCTTGCTACTTTCAGGATTGCATTTGCTTCGGCATGCAAAACATCCCAGCGCGTTAATCCTTCTTCGTCTTCACAGCAATTTTCAAATCCGGATGGTGTTCCGTTGTAACCATCAGAAATGATCATTCTGTCTTTTACGATAATAGCTCCTACTTGTTTACGCTTGCAGTATGATAAAAGACTCCATTCTTTGGCAATTCG from the Flavobacterium sp. genome contains:
- a CDS encoding dCMP deaminase family protein — its product is MEVKKLNKYDKAYLRIAKEWSLLSYCKRKQVGAIIVKDRMIISDGYNGTPSGFENCCEDEEGLTRWDVLHAEANAILKVARSTQSCEGATLYITLSPCKECSKLIHQSGIKRVVYQDGYRDDSGLQFLIKAGIEVEHIPVLEEQ